Within Massilia endophytica, the genomic segment AGCGACGACGCGAAATCCATCACGCTGGTGGACTCGAACGGCAACAAGATGAATATGGAAAGCGGCGGCATTACCATCAACAGCTGCGCGGATATCACAATGACGGCCACCGGCAACATCGCCCTGAACGCCAACGGCGGGGCAGTCAACATCAAGGGCAGCGCGGAGATCACCGCCAGCGCACCGTCGATCAGCGCGAGCGCCTCGGCCTCGCTGTCTCTGCAGGGTGACCTGAGCTCGAAGCTGGCCTCCAGCGGCGAGACCACCATCCAGGGCACCATGGTCATGATCAACTGAGGACGCCATGCCATTCGCCGCGCGACTGACCGACCTGCACGAATGCCCCATGTCCACCGGACCCGTGCCGCATGTGGGCGGCCCCGTGATCGGGGCGGGCGTGCCCACTGTCCTCATCGGCAAGCTGCCCGCGGCCGCCGTCGGCGACACGCTGGTGTGCGTGGGCCCGCCGGACGCCATCGTGGCCGGGTCCTCGAGCGTGATGATCGGCGGGCGGCCGGCTGCGCGCATGGGTGATTCAACGGCGCATGGCGGGAAGATCGTGCTGGGCTGCTTTACCGTGATGATCGGGGGCTGAACGCGTGGCGATCCAGGACAGCAATTTCCTCGGCCGCGGGTGGAGCTTTCCGCCCAGCTTCGAGCTGCAAAGCGGCACGGTGGACCTGGTGAGCGGCGACGCGGACATCCAGCAAAGCCTGCATGTCCTGTTCAGCACCATGCCGGGCGAGCGCACCATGCTTCCGCTGTTCGGCTGCAACCTGCGCCAGTACCTGTTCGAAGCCGCCGGACCGGCGCTGTTCGCCCGCATCCGCAAGCAGATGGAAACGGCCGTGCTGTACTACGAGCCCCGCATCACGATCCTCGACATCGCCATTGCGCCCGCCGGGCCGATCGACGGCCAGCTGAACGTGACGCTCACCTATCTGATCCGGCAGACCAACACCCGCAGCAACATGGTCTACCCGTTCTACCTGCAAGGGGAGGGCACCAATGTGCGCCGCATCCCTTAGCCTGACCAAGGGCGCAGGCCTGAGCCGCCCGGCGCGCTACGATGCGGCGCTGGACCCGGCGACGGCGCCGCTGGACGAACGCACGCCGCTGCAATGGATGGCGCGCGTTCCCGGCTACGCGAAGCTGCTGAACTACTTCGACTCGAGCGGCACGCCTATCGCCGACTGGACAGCCTTCTGGGAGAGCGACCCAGCCTACATGCTGGCGCAGATGACGATCCCGACGCCCCCGCACGGCATCGGCAACGATATCGCGCAGGTCATATCCGTCCACGCCAGCGCGCGCCGCTTCAACGCCTGGCTGCAGCAGACGCGCAGCCTGCAGTTCCAGCACATGCTGGCGGGCGGGAACTCGATCGAGCCCGTGCTGGAATCCCTGATCACGGGCACCCTGGCGCCTGCCGTGAAGGGCCTGTTCAAGAACAAGGACTGGAAGGCGGAGTGGGACAAGCTCGAAGCCAGGTTGCCCCAGCCGCAGCTCCCCTGGGCGCCGGAATGGGGGTTCGCGCCGGAGACCGGGCTGGGAGCGGCGGCGCCGGGGGATGGATCGCCGATGATGCCGGTCGTCCCTACCGGCATCGGCTCGATCAGCGCGCGGTTCGACGATGCCTGCGCGACGCTGGCGCAGCAATCTGCCGTGGCGCTGAAACGGTCCATGGCGCAGGACACCCATCCTGCCCACAGCACGCTCTTCCTCGCCTTCGTCAAGCTGTACGGCACCCTCCAGGAAGATATGAACGGCTTCACCGGGCGCCACCTGGACTATTACTACCACGACGTGCTGCAGCTCGAACCTTCGCCCGGAACGCCGGACCGCGGCATGCTGGTGTTTGCGCTGGCGTCCAACTGCCCCAGCTTCCTGCTGCCGGGTGGCTCCACCGTCACTGCAGGCCAGGACAGCAGCGGCCAGGCCATCCTCTATGCGACCGACCAGGACGTTGTGCTCAACCAGGCCAGCGTCGGCGCCCTGCGCACGGTGATGATGCCGCTCGATACGGATGGCCGGGTCAGCGCCATCTACGCGGCTCCCGTGGCGAACTCGCAGGACGGCCTTGGCGCCAAGCTGCTGCTCCCGGACCAGGGCTGGCCGACCTTCGGCGCGGTGCCTGCGGGCGGCGTGGAAAGCCCGCTGGCCTCCGCCACGGGGATGCTGATCGCCTCTCCGGCGCTGGCACTGGAGCAGGGCGTGCGGCAGCTGGTCCTGCACCTGAAGTTCAGCGGCGATACGGCGGCGCTGCAGGACAGCTTTTTCGCCGCCGTCAATCCGCCACCGGCGCCCGACA encodes:
- a CDS encoding PAAR domain-containing protein; translation: MPFAARLTDLHECPMSTGPVPHVGGPVIGAGVPTVLIGKLPAAAVGDTLVCVGPPDAIVAGSSSVMIGGRPAARMGDSTAHGGKIVLGCFTVMIGG
- a CDS encoding GPW/gp25 family protein; this encodes MAIQDSNFLGRGWSFPPSFELQSGTVDLVSGDADIQQSLHVLFSTMPGERTMLPLFGCNLRQYLFEAAGPALFARIRKQMETAVLYYEPRITILDIAIAPAGPIDGQLNVTLTYLIRQTNTRSNMVYPFYLQGEGTNVRRIP